A genomic segment from bacterium encodes:
- a CDS encoding PLP-dependent aminotransferase family protein codes for MVTFLDEKERATPVFNWPFTKIANSLEASVIRETLKISSKPGIINFAGGLPASELLPVDQIQECVDSVLTDHAAQALQYSISQGVPVLRELIAHRISRQGLPVTADNILITTGSQQGLDLIGRVFIEAGDYVITELPTYLGALQAFNFYQARYAPVPMDDDGMIIELLEEKIKEFKPKMIYVVPNFQNPSGITLSYQRRKALMNLVFRHQIAMIDDNPYGELRYSGTPLPSLRGLGGDAVIQLGTFSKLISPGLRVGWICAPVSAIKIIEKAKQAVDLHSSTFTQFIAAEFLKRGYLDPHIEQIRTAYAIKRDTMIAAMKEYFPPSIRWPHPDGGLFLWLQLPENVSASMVFQQAVHQGVAFIHGRPFHPDGSGDNTMRLNFASSTPEDLVEGIKRLARVLSQYC; via the coding sequence ATGGTTACGTTTCTGGACGAGAAGGAGAGAGCGACACCTGTGTTCAATTGGCCGTTTACCAAAATAGCAAATTCGCTCGAAGCTTCCGTCATCCGCGAAACGCTGAAGATTTCCAGCAAACCTGGCATAATCAATTTTGCCGGCGGTCTTCCTGCTTCTGAACTTCTCCCCGTTGATCAAATTCAAGAGTGTGTCGATAGTGTCTTAACCGACCACGCTGCACAGGCGCTTCAATACTCGATTTCTCAAGGCGTTCCGGTTCTGCGCGAACTAATCGCCCATCGAATCTCCCGCCAGGGACTTCCAGTGACAGCCGACAACATTTTGATCACAACCGGTTCACAACAAGGACTCGACCTGATCGGAAGAGTCTTCATCGAAGCCGGCGACTATGTCATCACTGAATTGCCGACATACTTGGGCGCTCTGCAAGCTTTCAATTTCTATCAAGCCCGTTATGCGCCTGTGCCGATGGACGATGACGGAATGATAATCGAGCTCCTTGAAGAAAAGATCAAAGAGTTCAAGCCCAAGATGATTTACGTCGTACCCAATTTTCAGAACCCCTCGGGAATCACCCTTTCGTATCAGCGCCGCAAAGCCCTTATGAATCTCGTCTTCCGTCACCAGATCGCCATGATCGATGACAATCCCTACGGCGAACTCCGGTACTCGGGGACACCGCTGCCTTCGTTGCGCGGCCTTGGCGGCGACGCCGTCATCCAACTTGGCACTTTCTCCAAATTGATATCTCCCGGTCTGCGCGTCGGTTGGATTTGCGCTCCGGTTTCTGCGATCAAGATAATTGAAAAAGCAAAACAGGCGGTTGACCTGCATTCGTCGACTTTCACCCAATTTATTGCCGCCGAATTCCTGAAGCGTGGCTACCTCGATCCGCACATCGAACAGATTCGCACAGCCTACGCGATTAAACGCGATACAATGATTGCGGCAATGAAGGAATACTTCCCGCCGTCGATTCGTTGGCCGCACCCAGATGGCGGCCTGTTCCTGTGGCTGCAATTACCGGAAAACGTCTCGGCCTCGATGGTGTTCCAACAGGCGGTCCATCAAGGCGTAGCGTTTATCCATGGCCGTCCTTTCCATCCCGACGGTAGTGGCGACAACACGATGCGACTGAACTTCGCCTCGTCGACTCCCGAAGACTTAGTCGAAGGCATCAAGCGCCTCGCGCGGGTCCTATCGCAGTATTGCTAA
- the dinB gene encoding DNA polymerase IV codes for MSGHRVIAHVDMDAFFAAIEQRNNPHLRGKPVVVGGSPGGRGVVSTASYEARKFGIHSAMPAGEAYRRCREAIFVHGDFSSYHHASHLIEQILLRFSPAVEMISIDEAFLDLTGTERVHGPAEQVALRVKQAVRDEIGITCTVGIAPNKLLAKLGSGLNKPDGLTVIEADRVESMVYPLPVDKLWGVGPVTYERLLKNGVKTIGDLATLNAASLKLLLGDHGHTLAARARGEDDRHVPDHDEAHFEKSMSHETTLGQNSHDPDHIHSLMAWLAEKVVIRLYRGEWLARTVGIRMRYPDFKTITRDKTLPAPSVDYAEILSTASSLVPNEQVVNKGVRLIGVRTSNLVHATELAQLELFADEKHRQEHLNRSIHNLRAKFGDNIIKRAGGLRSHDDD; via the coding sequence ATGTCAGGTCATCGCGTTATCGCGCACGTCGATATGGATGCATTCTTTGCAGCCATCGAACAACGCAACAACCCTCACTTGCGCGGCAAGCCTGTCGTTGTCGGCGGTAGTCCCGGTGGTCGCGGTGTTGTCTCGACGGCATCGTACGAAGCGCGTAAGTTCGGGATTCATTCCGCAATGCCTGCCGGTGAGGCTTATCGCCGCTGTCGTGAAGCGATCTTCGTCCATGGCGACTTCTCATCGTACCACCACGCATCGCATTTGATCGAGCAGATCCTTCTTCGATTTTCTCCTGCGGTTGAGATGATCTCGATTGACGAAGCCTTCCTCGACCTCACCGGAACCGAACGCGTCCACGGCCCCGCCGAGCAAGTCGCCTTGCGAGTCAAGCAGGCAGTTCGTGACGAAATCGGGATCACCTGTACGGTCGGCATTGCGCCAAATAAGTTGCTCGCGAAACTGGGAAGCGGTCTCAACAAGCCTGACGGCCTGACTGTAATCGAGGCTGATCGCGTCGAGTCGATGGTCTATCCATTGCCGGTAGACAAGCTCTGGGGAGTTGGTCCGGTAACCTACGAACGCCTTCTCAAGAACGGTGTCAAGACGATTGGCGATCTGGCTACGCTAAACGCGGCCTCGCTCAAACTCCTGCTCGGCGATCACGGACATACATTAGCCGCACGCGCACGCGGCGAGGACGATCGCCACGTTCCAGACCACGACGAGGCGCATTTCGAGAAGTCGATGTCGCACGAAACGACGCTGGGGCAAAACTCGCATGACCCTGATCACATTCATTCCCTAATGGCCTGGCTTGCCGAAAAGGTCGTTATCCGGCTGTATCGTGGCGAATGGCTGGCCCGCACCGTGGGTATCCGGATGCGTTATCCGGACTTCAAGACCATTACCCGCGACAAAACCCTGCCTGCGCCTTCCGTTGACTATGCCGAAATCCTCAGCACCGCATCATCGCTTGTTCCCAACGAACAAGTTGTCAACAAGGGAGTTAGATTGATTGGAGTGCGAACGTCAAACCTCGTCCATGCCACCGAATTGGCACAACTAGAGCTGTTTGCTGATGAGAAACATCGTCAGGAGCATTTGAATCGTTCAATACACAACCTTAGAGCCAAGTTTGGCGATAATATAATCAAGAGGGCAGGCGGGCTTCGTTCGCATGACGACGATTAG